The Rhododendron vialii isolate Sample 1 chromosome 1a, ASM3025357v1 region CAATCCCAAGTCAGCTGGTAACAAACAATGAATCGAATCGATCTTATCGGTAACTGAATAAATTTAATTtactaaaataatgaaaaaatagcaacaaatgaaataaatgattcgaattataaaaataacttttcaataACTTTCATTTAAATACCAAAATTTGCAACGCTTGCCAAAGTTgtcatcataatttttttttttttataaagtttaACCCACAGCCAATGTGAAGACCTTAAAATGTTCAACGTGGATCGAGTCCACATTTGTGTTTTGCTTAGAACTAGTATTGAAGTATTATTAATTGCCGAGCAAAGAAAGTATTGAAGTATtattgccaagcaaaaaaagtaTTGAAGTATTattagaaaaatgattttgccactctcctgcaagtgtatttttgcacaaaaaatgcACTTGCAGGgaaatgacattaacaaaaaagggagtgataAAATCAGCAACCTATTATTAACCAAgacaaacaaaatttcaaaaaacggTATAAGCCTGTAATTCAGGATACTATAGTGGGACCACGATGACATGAATAGAAATCAAAAAGTTGAGAAATACATTTTCGGACACAACTCCAGACACAATTGCATGTATTTCAAGCCGTCCGATATATATTGGACCATGCGCATCGTATGGCTTTGGAAATAGTTTTGTTTGGAGTTGAGAAATTCATGTGCCCCGCTATAAGAAGGTAGATGTGACGGtctaattattcagtgctccccGAGCACAGTCATGTGGTGCTTATGACTGTACTCCGAGACACTACAAACACATTCTTGTGGAGCCTACGACTGAATGTATGGATCTCAGATAAATATGTGGTGGTGAAATAATTCGGAGCACCACATGGTTGCATGTGCTCTAATTAAAACTATTGAATATTTACTCGTTCTGACAagagttcttttttttggctaagtgAAAAGGTTGAGGGGAGGAGAGCAGAGTAGCAACCCACCTTTGGGAAGAGGCCCTCCAACCGCCATAGAATGTTCAGCCAGTGTCACCCGTTGAAAGAACCAAGTTCACTGGGGTGTTCTTATGGAGTAATCACTTTCGGAAGGAAGATAGCTCGTCACCATACGTCCATAGCCCCGCCTGGGTGCCAGCTGGACAAGATAAGGCCACACACAATATATCTAGTTCATGAATTGGTCACCCTGCATGGGGTGTGGTTCGAACTccgttttttttaaaacgaTATATCATCGGATTAGTATTGTCAAATgttagagagagggaaggaggaGGGCTGGAACCCGGCCTAAATGGCATTAACCCCACCTTTACTCAAAGCAAATTGTCCTCTTGGACCTCTTCTCCCATGTTTTCAAATTATTCTCCTTATTTTGAGGGTCTATCGGTGGTCTTCCTTTTTATATGGCAAATGGCATTAACCTAATCTCGTTGCCTGTTTATATCAAACTCTGAATTTATTTACAAGACGGTGACCTGAAATTATAGTCTATTCGCAATTTCATCAATTACCTATTTGAAAAAAAGCACCAGCTATACGGTAGAGCGGGGTTCTAATTTCTAAATATCAGCCAATGATCATGAAACAAGACGCTGGATATTCGGTGTCATTATTGGCTGGCTGATATATATCTTTATCATCGATATCGACACTTATTCTCGTTTTAAATATAGGTGTATCACCGATATCGACACGTATTCTGATATCGCGATTTAGAAGTGTTTGGGAGATTTTAAATGCAAAAGTGACGCATTGTAAATAGCCACGTCCACCGCCTGCATAAAACCACGTGTATTGGGTTTAAGGGAGGAAAGAATGAATGAATGCTAACTGAAATCTGGGGAGTCCAACAACGTAAGCCACAAGGCCCACTCATTGTGGAGGAATTAATGGGTCCAATTGGCATAATATCTTTGACTCCAACGTAAGTTCATCGATATTTTCCTAGCTATCCTTAGCTTTAGTGACTTTTTGGCTGTTTtcttcttattaaaaaaaaaattctcgttTGTTGTTTTTGCACTGAACTTtcgtgaattattgatttgtctcaacgaaagaaattgaaaaaataaattttcttttctacttttacccaaatacaTATTTGAAAATATCAAGATCTTTGTCTCGGTTTACATTAACACCAGACAAGGTCAAGACATGACGTTCACTAGTTAGGAGGTAAACCCGACGGGCTTTCACAAGGGAATGTTCAATGCCAAAAGTTACATATCCTACGCAGGGATAATCAGTGGTGCTCTCTTGCatgggtttgttttgtactcGGTGCCAaatgtgggggattgttggaattTTTCAGAATTTGGTGAATGAAAATTAGGGCATTCAAAGGGTACGGTCTTCTGAGACAACCGAAAGGTCCCGTTTGGTACATCGAATCAGGACAATACAATTAAGTATGTGGCTGATTATGAACCCCATGATGTGAGATTAATTGGGAGAATTTATTCCAACggttttcttttcattcattttggGCAACGTAGAGGTCACCGTTTGGTTTTATATTGCAACCCGTATCTATGTTTCATACAAAATTCGAATTTCAGTGTCGTTCTTTGTTTGGGAGAGAGACGGGAATAGTTTCACTTCGCCAAGACTGTTTTCGATGCTGTTTCGATTATCATGGTCTAACCGTTTTATCTTAGGAGACCGATGCCAGTGCTATCTCCAACATCCTTGGTAAGCCGACTAATCTATTTTAAGGATACTGTTCATATAAGACTCAGTTCACTTGTTAATTCATTTAAGTTTGTTATAATTTGTAATTTCAGTtaaatttgtaatttgtttgtTATGATGCCATGTCTTCCTATCCTTTTAATCACTTTAAGTTTACTTCTTGTAATTTTGctgttgattaataaaattttctttgatgttcaaaaaaaaaaaaaaagaagaagtgttCTCTGAAGTTCCTCGATGAACTTAAATTTTTTCCAACATTAACATTATGGCGTCCTATCGCCAcccttttttctcctttgtgTCACACTTTGAAGTATAGCGTTCTAAACTTATAAGTTTGAAACtaatttcggtatttttttacttttcgtctTAATTTTTGGGGCTaataatcgaaaaagtatataaatatggactgatgttgaaaaaaatttcaaataagatGACACAACAGACAAATAAGatagttgtttgatacttttttagtatttttcagtcataattttgtactttttagactacTATTGTCGATATGAACCATTAACCAtaaaaattacgatgaaaagctaaataaaaagttacgaaaaataaaaaaacatgaaataagTTTTAAACTTATAACTTTACAAGAACGTAGCCTAGTcggttcttgaaaaaaaaaaaagataggggAGAGAAAGACATTGAAATGGactctttttccttttacaTGGCAACTGGGAAGGACAGTCCGCCCACTCAATACCAACAAGTGGAGTGCAGTTGATACTTCTCTTATCCTCCCATGCACATAGACAGTGTCTCGTAAGTATCCATCCCTTCCCCAAGTCCCCGTAGAGTGGAGTAGATTAAGTTTaccaaatggaaaaaaaaaaaattgcgttgAGAAAAACAAGGCAATTAAAGTTTCGTTAGTCCAACAGGGAATTGGGGAGAACCACAATGGTATGGCCGGAGTCTTTTTACACGCCAACAGTGAAGGACAGCTGGAATTAAAAAACAGAAAGTTTAGTGCACAATGGGAAATTatcttaataaaaaataaaaaggggtgGAAATTAGTGATTCTGCTCATCAATGGACTGAACATGGTtcaaatgtgatttttaatttttttttataaccggatatCCTGGCTAACTTGCTTATATCTCGACTAATGATCAGATCTTAAAGTTAATGAGCATGCAAACCTCTAATAGCACCAAAGGTTGGAATTTCGTATTGGAGGAAGAGGGTTGTGGGATGTCTAAGCATGCTTTGTGTGCGTATAGGTGCTAAAGTGAAATTATTTACCAAATTCGAATATTTCAACCCTAAAATTGGTCTGAACCGAAACGAACATTATATTGTGAGTTATACTCGGTGCCAAATGTGGAGGATTGTTGgaatttttcagattttgatgAATGGAAATTAGGGCATTCAAAGGATCTTCTGAGGCAACCGAAAGACCCCCATTTGGTACATGGAATCTGGACAATGCTATTAAGTATGCGGGTGATTATGAACCCCAAGCCAGGACGTGAGATTAACTGGGAGAATTCATTCCAGCAGTTTTCTATTCATTCATTTTGGGCAACTTAGAGGTCACCGTTTGGTTGTATATTGCAACCTGTATCTATGTTCCGTACAGAATTCAGATTCCCTGCGGACAAATATATTGAGTCCTGTTctttgttagagagagagagagagagagagagagagagagagaatttcggTTCGCCAAGGCGGTTTTCGATGATGTTTTGATTATCATGGTTGGTCCAGTCGTTTccgtaccaaaaataattaataaaacagaataattactactacctaAAAGATAGCAGTAAATACTCCGAGTATCATCCTCAGGGATTACGAAGGCTAAATTGCGATTGCTTTAATTGATTTCTAACTTAATTCgaaaagagatttgattgttgatttctaaaatatttaaagctgaataaaaataaacaataaaaagtgagaatttatgagagaaaagatctagggttttgaatccaCTCGACTCGTTGTAACAATCTCCATACGATGATAAAAgtctattattcgaatcaatccagatatcgttagggttcgcgggccctcacggtatcgccaaaagatttctatgaatcaccgaatagcatggggtatcgccgcctagcacgaaccgtcttactagtacgatccatctctatggcacggatcgtCAAATAGCACGCCGCGTCTTACGGAGCATAACTCATCTTACCCAGCTATCACAGAACAATTAAGAACTGTTGCATGAACgtgcataaaaatctagaaaattatacacaagatttgatagagaaaattaataccgCAAATAAATCCTTATATCATACAACcatgattcgaataataaaacactaaatcaaaatataaacttTATTACTCAGAGATCGAGTTTCATCTATACCCTAGAAACGAGTTTAGCCGGACATCGGAGAGGAGAACATCGCGCTGATCTTTCTGTTGATTGCTATGACTGACTGCCGCGGTACTTTTGCGCAGCCCTCTGTTCTTTTCTCCCGTGATACGTGCGTCAAAaagtcctctcttttttttgttgctgtAGCCGACTTCCtcctgtttttctttcttttctcttcccgAAGGCGTGTCTCTCTCGCCCACTGTTCTCGTCTCCTTTTATAACCCCTGTAGCCGACTTATATTTTTCGTCGTGCCTTGCATGCGTGGCCTCCCAAATCCCCAGTAACCCTATTTGTTCCACTGCATATGTCAAAGCTGTGGGCAATTAATTCCCATTGCCGAGAATAGCTTGGAGGGCCCCCATTTTCCAAACATTGTGGGCAGGCCCATTGCTGAGAACTGGCTTGGGCcaattcttttttcctctttttttttcttagtctCAGTCAAAATAGGAAAATACTACAATTCTTGGGCCACCAAGACAAGTACTCAAATTGTATTCTGTTACACATTCACTTCCAAAAACACATGGACTGCAGGAGTATTCATAAGGTCCATTAGAATGTTAAAACCTCTAAGTacctaaaacacaaaaatcaagcattaagcACTgagtaataatataaatgaaattCGCAAGGATAAATTAAGAAGcgcttatgtgaacatttacgcgcctatcaatGGTCTAGCGGTTTTTTTTATCCTTGGAGATAGACGCCGTGCTACGTCCCAACATCCTTGGTAAGGTGGCAAATCTGTTTTAAGAAGACTGTTGATCATACAAAAGTCGGTTCACTTGTTGATTCGTTTCAGTTCGTTATAATGTGTAATTTCAGTTTGCATATTATACATGGAAATGTTCTCTGGAATTCGCggatgaaattaatttttttccaacattAACATTATGGCGTCCTATAATCGCCACCCTTTTTTCTCCCTTTGTGTCACACGTTGAAGAAAAACAAGGCCATTCAAGTTTCTTTCAGTcagttccaaaaacaaaaaacagttttatcaGTCCAATCGGGAATGGGTTGGGTGGGAAATTGGGAGAAACTCAGAAAGACATTAATTGGATTATTAATGGACTCTTTTATCTTTTTACACGGCAATTGGGAAGGACAGTGGGAATGTTgtaaaacaaaaagcaaaaacagAAAGTGTAGAGAGCACATTCAGCACAACATGGAAATCACGATTTGGGGTCGGGAAGTCAGTTTTCCCTTTTTCACCCGTCGGAAGTGGGGTAGAAAATTGGTGGATTATAGAGTAATatgtactacctccgtccctaaataagtgttcggcgcgcaaaactaggctttacaaaacaggcatattttttattaaaaaaattaatttttttccacaatctaatagaactcattgctatctattgatttgtgaaaaaaaaataatttttttaacgaaacaaatgcatttttttgaacgcctagttttgcgcgccggacacttatttagggacggagggagtattatgtTGTGCGCATCAATGGACTTTGGGGTCCTGATCGAACATGGTTCaaggtgaatttttttaataatcggaTGTTGAGTCAGCTTGCGCGCAGCTCAAATAAATACCGAATCTTAAAGTTAATAACCGAAAAAACCTCCAGTACGACGTcaatgtttggaatgtttggtcTTTTTGAAATTCGAACTTGGAACCTTTAGTGGAACAACTTGTGACCTAGCGTTACTTTCTCATACCCACCTAGTTAGATTCCTAGCGGCTGCTCAAATGTGAAACAGCTACTCCTAtttgatgcatttttttttatttttattatcaaaatggTAGAAACTTTTATTGATGGAAAGGAGTTTGATACATCAAGTAAGATGGTCATCATTTTCAAGAGAATACAATAACCAAATACGAGGCCTATAGCTAGATTCCCAAGTTTAGACTCTAGAACCTCGCAAACCACAAGCCAAATGCCGGCCAGCTCATGACAACAAATGCCGACGACAAACCGCCACTACCAAAAATGGGAGAGAGGGTCCCCAAAAGGGAAGAATAAAAAACCATACAATAAATTGAAAAGCTGTAAATAAAACTGccaattttccttctcttttgttTGCTCGACACTCCGTCAACTCAAAACTCACTTGATTTGCCCCTATCAGGAGGGTTGAAAGGGGAAGGAATTAAGGAACTAGAAACCGGACCAAGTAGAGAGAGCATCGAATGGACTGAAAATGACAGGATCGTAGCCTTCGAAGCAAAGCCTAGCGAAGCGAGACCAAGGTAGCTAGGTTCGTTAGGCAAGTGGGTTGCTAGTGGGAAGAGGTAACGTCGCTTGTTTGTACACCGCCTCGAAGAACTGCTAGAGATGGGTGAAAGGATGGAGGGTAAGCGGTAGGGCAAAGATCTTTCAAGGAAGAGTCTAACAGAGACAGTATCAAGGAGGgaaggaggagggggagggggagggggaggtggaggtgaGAGGTGGCGGCGACCCCCTTAGTAAAACCCTAGTTGATGGAAAgctctagagagagagtgattgtGGCATTTACTCATTATTGACATAAAGACCGCAtgcaaaagaaacagaaaaagaaaaaaccaaaaaataaaataaaataaaataaagaaaagagaaccaAGGCCGGCCActacaatatttttttgtaacgTAAATTTCTTCGCAAGTGCATAACACAAGCCTAGCTTCTCTAGCCCAGAATTGTGGGACCATTGACGGCACGAGTCTCCACTGCAAtttctaataataataatttatacCCAAAAATTATAAAAGTATGGCAATTTGTATCCGTTAATTATACACATTTTCCCTCTAGTATCTTTGTCAAAGTTCTCAAAAACAGTTtctttttcgtaattttttttcataaagacCCGTTATCTATATGTATATTGTAGCAAATATTATGTTTTAAGTTCATTTCTTTTATATTATAGTTGTTTactacgaaaaataaaaaattctaagATCATGTTAATTAATGGTGCCTCCACCAAACTAACTTTTTGGCTACGCCAATGCTTTAGACGCCTGAGATATAACAATAACTGGCCCTTTTATTGATGGTGaacgaacctgagaccttacgGTTTTATCTTTTGTGAACTTTTGCATGTGGTGTGTGTTTGTAGTAAATTTTTGGGTCGTCCTAACGAAAAGATTTCAAGAAAAAGATGGCCCTCAAAGTcaagccaaacaaggcctaaaCCATGGAAACAACTACCCATTGCCCACTGGTCCCACTACAATTTTAAATTACGGGCTTTTAAATCTACGAAAGTCATGAAAGTACACCATCAGTCTATTTAAGCAAGGTTATCAGCAAGCAGCATATTCAGCATTACCATTCCAATCACCAAATGGCTATGGCAGTGTTAAAGCCAATATTCTTCCTTTTGATACACGTCGTTTTTCTGCTGTCCTTGCATTCTGGCTCTTCTCTTGTAGTCGGCATGGTGCAAGGCGGGAACGAGACCGATCGTCTAGCCTTGCTCGCATTCAAGGCTGGAATAACCAGTGATCCCTTTGGAACTCTGAACTCGTGGAATGAATCCATCCACTTTTGTCAATGGATTGGCGTGACATGTGGCCGCTGACACCATAGGGCCACCGTGTTGAGGCTTGAACATCAAGAGCTCATTGGGTCTGTTTCCCCTCATGTTGGAAACTTGAGCTTTCTTAGGGAACTATGGCTGCGGAACAATAGCTTGAGTTATATAATTCCACCAGAACTCGGCCGCTTGCGGAGACTACGAATATTGACAATGGTCAATAATTCGATTACCGGTGAAATTCCGTCCAATATATCTGGTTGTTCTAACCTTGTTGCCCTTGAACTCTCTGGCAATAGGCTGGCTGGGATAATTCCTATGGCGCTCGGTTCTTTGACAAAGCTCGAGAGATTGCTGATCGAAAGAAACAACATAACAGGAGGTCTGCCTTCTACTCTTGGGAATATATCTTCTCTTACGAATCTTACTGCTTATTCCAATAGAATTATTGGGAATATACCAGATACTCTTGGTGGATGCAAAAAGTTGGAAGTTCTCAGATTAGCGGCAAACAAGTTAGTCAGTACCTTTCCTTTCTCAATATATAACCTCTCTTCCATGACACAATTAGTAGTAACGTCAAACCAAATCGAAGGAAGCCTTCCTTCAGACATAGGGATCACTCTCCCTAAACTCCAACGCCTAGGTCTTATTGACAATTTGTTTACTGGTTATATACCTATTTCAGTATCCAATGCCACCAAACTACATCTCCTTTCGCTTGGAGGGAATAGATTTAAAGGAAAAGTCCCTCCATTAGAAAAGCTACGTGATCTTGAGACGTTACATTTATATCAGAATCTTCTAGGAACAGGGGAAGTGGATGACTTGAGCTTTCTAAACTCATTGACAAATGCTTCCAAGTTGCGCACTCTGTCACTGAGCAACAATAACTTTGGAGGTGTGTTGACTGAATCTATTAGCAACTTTTCTGCTTACCTTAGTAAACTAGCTTTGTATGGCAATAACATAGGGGGAAGCTTCCCAACAGGAATAGGGAATCTCATCAATTTGCAGGTTCTTTCCATGTACAACAATCATCTAAGCGGTAACATTCCTGCTAATATTGGGAAGCTTCAAGAGCTATATGTATTGGATCTCAGGGGTAACAATATCTATGGGGAGATCCCATCATCTCTTGCAAATTTAACTTTATTAAATCAACTTGGTTTGTCTGAAAATAATCTCCAAAGCAGCATCCCTTCAAGTCTGGGAAAATGTCAACTATTGCAGGCACTATTTATTGGTCAAAATAACCTTAGTGGTATCATACCCAAAGAAGTTATCAGCATCTCATCATTATTGTATCTAGATTTATCTTACAACAATTTGGCTGGTACCCTTCCAGTAGAAGtaggaaatttaaaaaatctagAAGGATTTGATGCTTCTCAAAACAAACTGTCCAATGACATTCCAAGCACTCTCGGTAGCTGTGTCACACTAAGATTACTGTACCTTGATGGCAACAAATTCTGGGGATACCTTCCTGCAACCTTATCTAATTTGAGAGGTGTGGAAGAATTAAATCTTTCTCACAACAATTTCTCAGGGAAAATCCCAGTGTACTTGGATGGCTTCAtcttttttaaacaaattagaCTTGTCATTCAATGATTTTGAGGGTGCAGTACCAGAAAGAGGTGTATTTAAGAATGCAACCGCCATTTCTGTTGGTGGAAACAACAAGCTTTGTGGGGGCATCGCTGAATTGCAGTTGCGCAGTTGCAACTCTAGAAGGAAAGGATTCTCTCTAATTGGAAAATTAATACTCTCGGTATCATTTGAGATTCTAGGACTATTTGTGATGTTGAGTGTTCTTTATCTTTGTTGGTCTAGGAAGACAACAGAAGTACCCCCCTTCCGGATTTTAGGAAATTCATTTCTGCAATTGTCCTACCAAAGTCTGCTTAGAGCTACTGATGGGTTCTCTCTATTCAACTTAATTGGAGtgggtagttttggttcagtttatAAAGAATTCTTGATCAAAGTGGAAAAGTTGTAGTGAAAGTTCTAAACCTTCAATTCCGTGGCGCCTCGAAGAGTTTCATTGCCGAGTGTAAAGCCATGAAGAGCATCAAACATCAAAATCTTGTAAGTATTCTGACAGCATGTTCGAGTATTGACTATCAAGGTAATGATTTCAAAGCTCTGGTTTATGAGTTCATGGTCAATGGGAGCCTACATGAgtggttgcatccaaatggAAATGAAGATGGTGTGCACGAGGAGCTAAGGAGTTTAAACTTGCAACAAAGGCTTCATATTGCAATCGATCTTGCTTCTGCTCTTGATTATCTTCACCATCATTGCTGGGAACCATTAGTTCACTGTGATTTGAAGCCGAGCAATGTTCTTCTGGACAATGAAATGACTGCACGTGTAGCTGATTTTGGTTTAGCAAGGTTCCTTCCCACAGCCACTCATGAGTCTTCTGCAAATCAATCAAGTTCCATTGGCATGAGAGGATCTGTTGGTTATGCTCCTCCAGGTAAATACATCTCTTAAGACTTTCATTTTTCCTTAGCAAAACCACTGCCAACATTATTTTGGCTAATAGACATTTGGTTTTAATGTAGTTTGTCAATCACTTTATAAAGCTCATTGtatattgttattttttctcCTAACCTTATCATTTGACTCTCAGCTGAGAATCGAGGGGAATTTCCAATATGTCATGACTTAAGACAAAATTGCCAAAGTGCTTATTTCTGCCCCGCATGGCAAGGTGTACCAACATATTGCCATCAAGTCGGTATATTGTCAATACCCTAAATATAAAGTTTGAATCTGTTTATGCAACCAACTAGATTCGTGAGGGCCTTTGATGGCTACCAAGCAATGTGGGAAATGGATTGCGTAGTTAGTTATGCTATTTCCACTATAATTAGGAAAATAGACGGTTTTCAATGTCTTTATTGTGTAAATCAATCAGTTGAAGTAAAATTCATGAACTGTATCTTCAACTTTTTATAAGCATTTAGAACCATTGACATTTATTTAACATATATTGCTAAGAATTCCTTAATAGAGTTTCTAGTTTCAAATTATATAACCACAAGAAGCTAATGTTGTTATGATTCTTATGACACATCTTTTCACAAGGCACATTACTATGCTCTCATATATTTCTGACCAAGCAACGTCAAAAGTTTATTTGCTACACTAACTAACGTATTGTAGAGTATGGCATGGGAAATGAGGTATCAATATCCGGAGATGTGTATAGCTATGGCATTATCCTTTAGTTGGAGATGGTCACTGGAAAGAGACCGACCGATAGCATGTTTACCGGTAGTCTTACTTTGCACAACTTTGCTAAGACAGCCTTGCTTGAATTAGTGGAGAGCATTTTCGACCAAACATTGATTCCACAAAGACAAATGGGGGAGGCAAGCGCAATTATCAACAGTGTTCGAAATCAGAGCTCTCTTAGCAGTCACAAAATTCAAGAATGCTTGATTTCACTACTTCAAGTTGGAATCGCCTGTTCGCAAGAACAAGCATCAGATCGGCTAGACATCAACGAGGTTCTCACAGGTTTGCATAagtgtgggctaccacagccccgggtggatcggggcggcccgaaaaataaagtgttttgattaaaaaaattgaagagtcgccacccgggtttgaggtttgccacccgagaaaccgtttcatttgaaaatgattgctttgaattgaaaaccagagatcgttttgggttcggaagccacgttacgaggggggaaggtttttacggcacccccctcgctCGACATGGAGTCGGTCTTTACTCAACATTCGCGGGATTTATTgaaaa contains the following coding sequences:
- the LOC131327451 gene encoding probable LRR receptor-like serine/threonine-protein kinase At3g47570; its protein translation is MVETFIDGKEFDTSRGLKGEGIKELETGPSRESIEWTENDRIVAFEAKPSEARPSRHGARRERDRSSSLARIQGWNNQATVLRLEHQELIGSVSPHVGNLSFLRELWLRNNSLSYIIPPELGRLRRLRILTMVNNSITGEIPSNISGCSNLVALELSGNRLAGIIPMALGSLTKLERLLIERNNITGGLPSTLGNISSLTNLTAYSNRIIGNIPDTLGGCKKLEVLRLAANKLVSTFPFSIYNLSSMTQLVVTSNQIEGSLPSDIGITLPKLQRLGLIDNLFTGYIPISVSNATKLHLLSLGGNRFKGKVPPLEKLRDLETLHLYQNLLGTGEVDDLSFLNSLTNASKLRTLSLSNNNFGGVLTESISNFSAYLSKLALYGNNIGGSFPTGIGNLINLQVLSMYNNHLSGNIPANIGKLQELYVLDLRGNNIYGEIPSSLANLTLLNQLGLSENNLQSSIPSSLGKCQLLQALFIGQNNLSGIIPKEVISISSLLYLDLSYNNLAGTLPVEVGNLKNLEGFDASQNKLSNDIPSTLGSCVTLRLLYLDGNKFWGYLPATLSNLRDLSFNDFEGAVPERGVFKNATAISVGGNNKLCGGIAELQLRSCNSRRKGFSLIGKLILSEDNRSTPLPDFRKFISAIVLPKSA